From Pseudomonas fluorescens:
TGCGGCAGTTGTCGACGGCGTTGAACGAGGCTTGCAACTCAAGGATCTTGCGGCGCAGCAGGCGTGCGTTACGGCCCACGTCCTTGCCGAACGCATTGGCCACCGAGGCCAGCATCATCAGGTCGATACCGGACGAAAAGTGCTTGCCGGCACCGCTGAGTACCACGGCGCGCACGGCGTCGGTGTCTTCCACCCATTGGAAGATATCGATGATCTCGGTCCAGAACGCCGCGTTCATCGCGTTGATCTTTTCCGGGCGGTTGATCTGCACATGGGCAACGTTACCGATGAGTTCGACGACGAAAGCTTGGTATTCGGACATGGCAGTGATCCCTGGCTGGCGATTGAGAAAGGCCAGACTATAACAAGGGTGCACAAGGGCGCATCGGCCAAAAACAGGACTGGTAAAAGCCATTGAATGCAGTGGCGCAGGGTTGACGGCACGCCGATACATTTCATCCAGGCCCGACGGTTTATCGGCTATACACTCTGGGGCACTGTCTGGAGTCGTTTATGCCGTCCACGTTTCGCTCATCGTTGATTCTGGCCCTGGTGGTCGTGTTCACCGGCATTGGCGCCGGCCTGGGCGGGATGCTCCTGGCGTTGCTGCTGCATGGCATTCAACACCTGGCCTACGGCTACAGCCTCGACAGCCTGGTCGGGCATGAAACCTTTCTGCGGGGTGTCACTGCCGCGCCCCCCGAGCGGCGCTTGCAGGTGTTGGTGGTGTGCGGCCTGGTCGCCGGCCTGGGTTGGTGGGCCGTGTATCGCTATGGTCGCCCGCTGGTGAGCATCAAGCAGGCGGTGTCATCCACGATGCCGATCATGCCGCCCAAGACCACCCTCGCCCACGCCCTGTTGCAGATCGTCACCGTGGCGCTGGGATCGCCCCTGGGCCGTGAAGTGGCGCCGCGCGAGGTCGGCGCACTGGCCGGCAGTTGGTTGTCGCAACGCGCGCGGCTGACCCCGGATATGCACCGTTTGATCGTTGCCTGTGGCGCGGGCGCGGGCCTGGCGGCGGTGTACAACGTGCCGCTGGGCGGCGCGGTGTTTGTGCTGGAGGTGCTGGTGGGCGCGTTCAGTTGGCCCGCGGCGCTGATCGCCCTGGCGACCTCGGCCATTGGTGCGGCCGTGGCCTGGATCGGGTTGGGAGCGGAGGCGCAGTACGTGGTGCCGCATTTTGTCCTGAGCCCGGCATTGATCGCCTGGGCCGTGGTCTGCGGGCCGCTGTTTGGCATGGCCGCCTACGGTTTCACGCGCCTGACCGGCGCCGCGCGGGCGAACGCCGCGCGCGGCTGGCGCCTGCCGGTGCTGTGCTTGATTAATTTCACGCTCATCGGCGGCCTGGCGATGCTGCTGCCGCAAATCCTCGGCAATGGCAAAGGCCCGGCGCAATTGGGCTTCGACAATGAACTGACGATCGGCCTGGCCGCGCTGTTGCTGCTGGTCAAGGTCCTGATCACCACCAGCAGCCTGCGCGCCGGAGCCGAGGGCGGGCTGTTGACGCCCGGCCTGGCCAACGGCGCGCTACTGGCGATTATCCTCGGCGGCGCCTGGAGCCTGGCGTGGCCGGGGGTACCGTTGGGGGCTTTCGCGATCATCGGCGCGGCCGCTTTCCTGGCCGCCAGCATGAGCATGCCGCTGACAGCGATCGTGCTGGTGGCGGAATTCACCCGTATCGAGCATGACTTCCTGGTACCGATTATTCTCGCGGTGGTGGGTGCGGTCTGCGTGAGCAAGCTGTGCCAACGCTGGGAAAGTGCTGGAAAAAAGCCGGCCCAAGCGCCATCCTGCGCGCTTTAAGCCGCCCCATCAGCGGCGCTCGACGTTTAAGGACATGCCCATGCTCACCCACCCCCTCACCCCCGCCGATTTCGAATTTATCGAAGACACCCTGCTCCAGTACGGCGATGACCATTCGGTGCTGAACCTGGCTGAGCTCGACGGCTACTTCACGGCCTTGGTGTCCAGCCCGGCGCAGGTGGATATCGCCGAATGGTTTCCGGCGATCTGGGGTGGGCAAAACCCGGACTGGGAAAGCGCCGAGCAAGCCAAGCAGTTCCTCGAACTGTGCGTACGCCATATGAACGCCCTCGCCACACAGTTGGCCACCGATGCCCAGGGTTTCAAGGCGCGCTTCGATGACACCGAGCATCAGGGGCAAACCGTGACCCTCGCCGAAGAATGGTGCTTTGGCTATATCCGCGGTGCCGCGATCGGCAACTGGCCGGACCTGCCCGCTGAACAGGCCGCGAACCTGGAGAAAATCTCCTGGTGCGCCGAACAGGACAACTTCGAGTTGCCGGCCGACCTCGATGTACAGGCCCATCAGCAGCGCGCCAGCGCAATCGAACCGGCCGCCCGGGCGCTGCACGATTACTGGCTCGCCCAGCGCTAAGCCTCGACAAGCGTGGCGTCTATGCCCGATTATTCGGGTCCGCCCGTCGGCCACTCCGTACCACCTTGCCTGAATCAGGAGCCTTGTACCTTGAGTTCGCAGAAAACCGTGACCGTTACACCGCCCAATTTCCCCCTCACTGGCAAGGTCGCGCCCCCCGGCTCCAAATCCATTACCAACCGCGCCCTGCTGCTGGCGGCCCTGGCCACCGGCACCAGTCGCCTGAGCGGCGCACTGAAGAGTGATGACACCCGGCACATGTCGGTGGCCCTACGCCAAATGGGCGTGATCATCGATGAGCCGGACGACACCACCTTCGTGGTCACCGGTTCAGGCAAGCTGCAATTGCCGGCGCAACCGCTGTTCCTCGGCAACGCCGGCACCGCCATGCGCTTCCTCACCGCCGCCGTGGCCACCGTGCAAGGCACCGTGGTGCTGGACGGCGACGACTACATGCAAAAACGCCCGATCGGCCCGCTGCTGGCGACCCTGCGTGAGAACGGCATCCAGGTCGAGAGCCCGACCGGCTGCCCCCCGGTGACCGTGCACGGCGTCGGCAAGGTCCAGGCCAAGCGCTTCGAGATCGATGGCGGCTTGTCCAGCCAGTACGTCTCGGCCCTGCTGATGCTCGCAGCCTGCGGCAAAGCGCCGATTGAAGTGGCGCTGACCGGCAAGGATATCGGCGCCCGTGGGTATGTGGACCTGACCCTGGACTGCATGCGTGCGTTCGGCGCGCAGGTCGAGGTGGTCGACGACACGACCTGGCGCGTGGCCCCCACCGGCTACACCGCCCATGACTACCTGATCGAGCCCGACGCTTCCGCCGCCACGTACCTGTGGGCTGCCGAAGTGTTGACCGGCGGCCGCATCGACATCGGCGTGGCCGCGCAGGACTTCACCCAGCCGGACGCCAAGGCCCAGGCCGTGATTGCCCAGTTCCCGCACATGCAGGCCACGGTGGTCGGTTCGCAGATGCAGGATGCGATCCCCACCCTGGCCGTGCTGGCCGCGTTCAACAACACCCCGGTACGCTTCACCGAACTGGCCAACCTGCGGGTCAAGGAATGTGATCGGGTGCAGGCGCTGCATGACGGCCTGAACGAGATTCGTCCGGGCCTGGCGAGCATTGAAGGCGACGACTTGCTGGTCGCCGCCGACCCGGCGTTGGCCGGCACGTCGTGCAACGCCCTGATCGACACCCACGCCGACCATCGCATTGCCATGTGCTTTGCCCTCGCCGGGCTGAAGGTCTCGGGCATCAGGATTCAAGACCCGGACTGCGTGGCCAAGACCTATCCTGAGTACTGGAAGGCCTTGGGCAGCCTCGGTGTGGCGCTGACTTACTGAGGAAAACGCGTCGGAATGGGGAGGGAATGAACATGACGATTCGCCAACCCTGCCCACCCGGCGCCTGCGTCTGCGATCGCGAACAGTTGCTGCAAGCCCCCGGCGCCGACCTGCGCATTCTCAGCCTGACCCGCCAGGAAGAAAAACGCCTGCTCGAACGCCTTGAAAACCTGCAGAACCTGCAAGACCTGGAACGTATGCAGCAGCGGATGTACGAACTGTTGGGCATTCGCGTGCACATCGCGCCGGGGCACACCGAGGTCAAGAGCATGCGCGGGATTCAGATCGTGATCGACGAACTGCCCGGCATGTGCCGCAAGACCCGACAATCGATCCCGGCGGCGATTCGTCGGGGCCTGGAGAAAAACCCGGAAATTGCCTACCGCCTGCTGGACGCCCACGATCTGTTTCGCGAAGGTTGAATCAAACGGCAACCGTCTCGGCCTCGAACAGTCTCTGCCCCACCGCCTTGGCCGTTTGCAGATGCGCGGTCGCCGCGCCATCTTCCGACTCCAGCAACAGCTCCGACGTCACCACCTGGGCCCCGCAGTAATCAAAGATCCCGTAGTCGATTTGCGTGCGCATCGCCTTGGCATAGCCATGTCGATCAAAGGCGCTTTCATCGGCGGCGCCTAGGGCCAGCAGGTGCACACGCAAGTGGCGCAGCTTTTTCACCACGGGCGTGGCGGGGCCGTAGTCGATTGCCCAGCCGTTGACGAAAACGCGGTCGACCCAGCCCTTGAGCAACGCCGGCATGGACCACCAGTAGATCGGGAACGCTATCACCAGCGCATCGGCACGGTCGATGCGCGCTTGTTCGGCCAATACGTCGGCCGGCGGCGTAGCGCGGATACGGTGCACCAGGTGATCGGCGGCGGCGTAGCGCGGGTCGAAGCCTTCGGCGGCGAGGTCGGCGATTTCGAAGCTGTGGCCCGCCGCAGTCAGCCCGGCAGCCACCTGCGCGGCCACGGCGTGGGTGAGCGATTGTGGGTCGTGATGGGCAACGACGATGAGTGCGTGCATGACTTTGACTCCCTTTCGGTTTAATCTACTTTTAGTAAGTTAACGCAGATAAATTACTTTTGGTATATAAGCATGTCAAGCCTTGAATCCCCTGCCCCACGTCGTCGCCTGTCCCGTGAAGATCGCCTGCGCCAATTATTGGATGTGGCCTGGCAACTGGTGCGCGAGGAAGGCACCGAAGCGCTGACCCTGGGCCGCCTGGCGGAACTGGCGGGCGTGACCAAGCCGGTGGTCTACGACCATTTCGTCACCCGCGCCGGGTTGCTCGCCGCGCTGTATGAAGACTTCGACGGGCGTCAGACCCAGGTGTTTGCCGAGGCCCTCGACGCCAGCAGCGCGACCTTGGAAGAGCGCGCAGGGGTGATTGCCTCGTGCTATGTCGATTGCGTGTTATTGCAGGGCCGGGAAATTCCGGGGGTGATTGCGGCACTGAGCAGCTCGCCGGAGCTGGAAGCGCTCAAGCGCAAATACGAGGCGATCTTTCTCGACAAATGCCGCGCCGCGCTGGCGCCCTTTGGCCAGGTATCACAGGCAGGATTGCGGGCGATGCTGGGTGCCGCGGAAGCGTTGTCCCACGCAGCCGCCAGTGGCGAAATCAGCCGTGAAGAGGCGCAACAGGAGTTGCTGGCGACGATTCTGGCGATGGTCAATCGCTCACGGAGCTGAAGACTGGACGGGCTTGCCCTGATGCTGTCCAGTTAAGGCTTTTTTGTAGGAGCGAGCTTGCTCGCGAAGAACTCACAGGCGCCGCGTTGATTCAGGAAACACGCGTCCCCCCATTTTTGCAATACTGATTAACGGGCGATGTGGTTGGCTTGCTTAAATCTATCCGGCGTCTGTTTGGGGCTTGCCCCAGCGCCACGATGAGAGTCGCGCCTGACGATCCTTAAAAGCCCGTCGGCTTCTGAAGCCGATTTTTATGTCAGGATCTTCGCCAGGCCGGTAGGCCGTTCACGTCATCCGTTGTTCAGCTATCGCAAAACCTGAAGGGTGAATTGTGGTACTGCAACAACCGCAGGGTCAGGCGTTCAAGGCGTCTGGCCCTGCTTCATATTGCGCATGGTGAGCCGCTATCGCCCAAGCGATACGCGCCAGTTTGTTGGCCAGGGCACAGGCCACCACATTCGAGTGTCGTCGGCGCAGCAGCGCTCGCACCCAGTCGGCCAAAGCCCCCTTCTGATGATCCAGCCTCTGCATGTAAACCCTGGAGCATTGCACCAGCAGTTGCCGCAGGTGCTTGTCACCCCGCTTGCTGATCCCCAACAAATTGGCTTTGCCGCCCGTGCTGTACTGTCGCGGCACCAAGCCCACTGAAGCCGCAAAATCGCGACTGCATCGGTATTGCTTGCCATCGCCCATTTCTACAGCCAGAAGGCTGGCGGTGATCGGACCGACACACGGCATGCTAAGCAAACGGCTCCCCAGATCATCGTCGGCCAGCTGGCAAGCCAGTTGTTTGTCCAGTTCCTTGATCTGTTCATCCAGGTAAACGAAGTGATCGTGCAGGCGTTGCAACAGCACTGTCAGCCGCACAGGCAGCTCATGCTCGGCCAAAACAGCTGCCAAACGCTTCATGATGGCTGAGCCTTTGGGCAGGCTGATGCCAAATTCCAGCAGGAAACCGTGCATCTGATTGGCTGTCTTGGTGCGGTCATGCACCAACGACTCGCGCATGCGATGCAGGACAGACAGGGTTTGCTGAGACTCGGTTTTAGGCGTAACGAAGCGCATGGACGGACGGGAAGCCGCCTCGCAAATGGCCTCTGCGTCGATAAAGTCATTTTTGTTGCCCTTGACGAAAGGGCGGACAAACTGCGGTGAAATCAACTTGGTCGTATGCCCCATCGCCGCAAGCTGACGGGCGATGAAGTGAGAGCCGGCACAGGCTTCCGTTACCACGACGCAGCTCGGCAAGTTGCCGAAGAACCGCATCATCTGCGCTCGCGAGAGCTTTTTGCGAAACACCTCGCGGCCCGATTTGTCTTGGCCCAGAAGGTGGAAATTATGTTTGCCGAGATCGATCCCGATCAGCGCTGACTCGCTCATGATGATGGCCTCCAAAAACAAAACACCTTGCGAAAGCGTAGCCCTCGCAGGGTGTGGGGGTGACCATCTCATTAGCCCGGTTGCGTTTGCGCGACAGCCGATGCCCGCAGCCGTCAGTCATACGATCCATCGTGCATCTGTAGGATAGCGATCCTCTTTCAAACCGCTGATACTCATCCCCAGGCCCTGCCCACGTCCAGACGACGTTCCGGTCCTTAATGACTTCGTGACGAAAACAATAAGAATGTCGCACAGAGGTACCTACGAATGAGCCGTCATGATCATGGACATGCCAGCCTCCTGGAAGCGTTCAGCGCGATAACACTGGAGCTTCAGCGCCTGGCGCAGAACAAAGATATCGAGCATTTCCATCACGCCGCGCTGAGCTGCATCAGCCAACTGTTGCCCTTCGACAGTGCCTGGTGGGGCCGTGCGGCACTGATTGACGGGTTGCCTGAAGAACACCACTCCTACCTCTACAAATTGCCCCGCAGCTACCTGCCGGACTGGCAATCGATTCGTCATATCGACGTGACCGTCGGCAAGGTCCACGACAACCTGGGACAAGCGGTCATCGTCGACATGCGCAACCCCGCCAGCGGTCCTGGGCTCAACTGGCTCGGCGAGCTGTATGGCATTGGCCAATTGCTGTGCGTTGCGTACGTCGACCCGCAAACCCACCTCAGTGATCACCTCACGGTCTATCGCGCTCCCGACGCACCGTGCTTTACCGGTCAGGATTGCCTGTTGCTGAACAACCTCATGCTGCATCTGGTAGCGGCGGTATCGGCCAATCAGATCCGCACCCTGGTGGCCATGCGCGAAACCCTCACCAGCCCGCGCAATCTGGCGCTCGCCGTATGCGACCAGCGCGGCACACTGCACTGCGCGGAACGTGGCTTCGTCGACTTGCTGCTGAGCGAATGGCCGGACTGGACCGGCCCTTGCCTACCGGTGGCGATGGACGCCCAGGGGTATGAAGGCAAGCACTTGCAGGTCGAGGCTTCGACGGTCGGTGACCTGTTCCTGCTGGCAGCCCGCAGCCGCACGGTGCTGGTGCAACTGAGCCCACGGGAAAACGATGTGGCCCAGGGCTTCGGCGAAGGCAAGACCTACAAGGAAGTCGCCCGCGATCTGGGCATGTCACCCAATACCGTGCGCCACCACATCCGCGCCATCTACAGCAAACTCGGGGTCAAGGACAAAGCCCGAATAGCTCATCTGCTGCACGCCCCGCCTGACTGATCTGCACCGCTGACTCGCGCTGACTTTTTCGCGGTCCTTTTGACCGCCACGGGGCGCTTTTGCGCTTTTTTTTTGCCCCTCTGCCAATGACGGGCGATCCGTTCGCCGCACAACAACTCAAAGAAGAGATGCAATACCCATGACCAGGACCTTCACCCGCAACACCGCACTGGCCCTCATCAGTGGTCTGTCGAGCCTGCACGCTGGCGCTGCCGACCTCAACGCCCGGGATTTTTTTGGCGCGCCCTCGGGCACCACCCTGGGCGTACTGTATTTGCCGGCAAGCCGCGCCGGCGATTTCCACGGCCCGGCCGACAGCACCGGCAAGGCCGACCTGAAGGTCAACGCTGTGGCTTATCGCCAGGTCTTTTTCACCGACATCTGCGGCACGCTCTGCACGCCACAGTTCATCGTGCCCTTCGCCGACATCAACGCCCGCCTGCCGGGTGCCAGCCAGCACACTGGAGAAAGCGGATTCGGTGATCCTCAGGTCGGCGGCACAGTGTTCTTCATCAACGACCCCGCCTCGCGCACCTACAGCGGACTGCTGAGCCTGATTACCCTGCCGGTGGGTGAGTACCACAGCAACCATCCAGATGTGTCGCCCGGCGCCAATCGCTGGGGCGCCACCTTCGTTTACAACTACACCCAGGGCATCGGTGAAAAATGGGTGCTGGAAGCCAACCTCGAAGCCCAGCTTTATGGCAAGAACGACGACTACTTCGGCAGCGACCTGAAACAGGACCCGCTGTATCGACTGCAAGCCTTTGCCTCCTACGACTTCACCCCAAGCACCTATGGCGCGTTGCGACTGATCCACGCCGATGGCGGCGAGCTGCGCATCAATGACCAGCGCATCGACGACACCCACAAGCGCTACACCCAGGTGGGTTTCGAAGTCGGTCATTGGCTCGATCAACAGAATCAATTGATGTTCAGCCTCTCGCAGAACGTCGCCACCGACAACGGCTATCACGGCACCGACGCGCTGCTGCGCCTGGTCCATGTGTTCTGAATTCATTCATCGGAGCTTGACCATGAACACCCAGACCAAACCGCTGCCCCATCAGCGTTCCCTCGCTTCATCGCAACTGGCATTGCTGGCCGCCATTGTGCTGTTTGCCGCCATCACCCCGACCATCCTCATGACCGCACCGGCAGTGGCGGCGCAACTGGCGACTCAATGGCAGTTGAGCGCCTCACAGATCGGCGATCTGTTCTCCACTGAACTGGGTGCCATGAGCCTGGCCACCCTGCCCGCGCTCTGGTGGCTCAAACGTGTCGACTGGCGCCGCGCCGCATTGGCGGCCGGGGTTGTGTTTATTGCAGCCAACCTGTTGTCGATACTGGCCCACGATTACCCGATGCTTCTGGCATTGCGCTTCTGCAGCGCCCTGGCCGGCGGTTCATTGATGATTATCTGCCTGTCCAGCGCGGCCTCGACGTCCAACCCCGGACGCGTCTATGGCTTATGGGTGATGGGGCAACTGGTGGTCGGGGCGCTGGGTTTGAGCATCCTGCCACGCCTGTTCGAACACTACGGGCTGTCGGCCTGTTACTTGATCCTCGCCGGACTGATGACCGTTTTTCTGCCACTGGCTCGTTATTTCCCCCAGGGCAGCCCGCCGCCTGCAAAAGTCGCCGAGCGAGTAGCCCTCGCCTCGAAGTGGAAGGCCGCACTGGGCATTCTTGGCATCCTGAGTTTTTACATCAGCCTGAGCGGCGTCTGGACCTTTATCGGTTCCATCAGCACACGCGCCGGCCTCTCTGCCGAGTCCAGCGGCGAGATCCTTGCCATCGCCACGATGACAGGCATTGTCGGCGCCGGTTGTGCCTCGCTGATCGGCAATCGTCTGCCACGCCTGCTGTTGCTGCTGCTCGGTTATGCGGTGATGGCAGGCTCGGTGCTGTTGTTGCTGGGCCAACCCGACATGCTGCGTTTTGCATTGGCCGCGCTGCTGTTCAAGTTCACCTGGACCTTCATCCTGCCGTTGATTCTGGCCTGCCTGGCCGACCTCGACCGCTCCGGAAAACTGATGAACGCCTCCAACCTGGTGATCGGTGGCGGCCTGGCCATCGGCCCGAGTGTGGCTGGGCGGCTGATCGAAGCCAGTGGCGACTTTCAATCGCTGCTGATCGGCGGGGCCTGCATCACCTTGCTGTCACTGGTGTTGATTCTGAGTTGCCGCCCTAGCGCATGAGCAGCCCTTTTACCCAAAAAAAATGGAAACGACGATGAGCCGAAAAAGTGCATTTTTCTTCGACGAACTCAGCCTTTGGCACAGCGCTGGACTGCACGCCTTGACCTTGCCCGTAGGAGGTTGGGTGCAACCGCCTGCCGCTGCCGGCCACGCCGAATCGCCGGAAACCAAACGCCGGTTGAAGAGCCTGCTGGACGTTTCCGGCCTGACCCGACACCTGCAGGTACAAAGCGCCAATCCGGCAACGCATGAGGACCTGCTGCGGGTGCATACGCCTGGCTACCTGCAACGTTTCAAGGCCATGAGCGATGCCGGGGGCGGCGAATTGGGGCAGAACGCGCCCATCGGGCCCGACAGTTATGAAATAGCCAGACTCTCCGCCGGCCTGGCCATGGCCGCGGTGGACGCGGTGCTGTCCGGCGAGGTCGACAATGCCTATTCCCTGTCACGCCCACCGGGCCACCACTGCCTCGCCGACAGCGCCATGGGCTTCTGCTTCCTGGCCAATATCGCCATCGCCATCGAGGCCGCCAAAGCCCAGCGTGGATTGGGCAAAGTCGCGGTGATCGACTGGGACGTGCACCACGGCAACGGTACGCAATCCATCTTCGAAGAGCGTGCCGACGTGCTGACCATTTCGCTGCATCAAGACGGCTGCTTTCCTGCGGGTTACAGCGGTGAAGCCGATCGCGGCCGTGGCGCGGGATTGGGAGCGAATATCAATATTCCGTTGCCCCCCGGCAGCGGTCATGAGGCTTACCTCTACGCGATGCAGCGCATCGTGATGCCGGCGCTGGAGCGTTTTGAGCCAGAGTTGATCATCGTCGCCTGCGGTTACGACGCCAACGCCGTCGACCCGCTGGCCCGGATGCTGTTGCACAGCGACTCGTTCCGGCAAATGACCCGCTGCGTGCGCAAAGCCGCCGAACGCCTGTGTCAAGGCCGTCTCGTGCTGGTGCATGAAGGCGGGTATTCCGAAGCGTATGTGCCGTTTTGCGGATTAGCCGCCATTGAGGAACTGGCGGGCGTCCGGACTGAAGTGGCTGATCCCATGCTGGAATTTGTGCAGTTGCAGCAACCGAAGGAAGCGCTTGCGGCGTTTCAGCGGCACTGGATCGATGCGCTGGCCGAAGCACGCTGAGCCTGGATGCTGACAACGTTGCGGGTCAGTTCGCGGGGCCGAACCTGACGCAAAAAAATCCGATGCCATCACAGGCGTCGGATTTTTATTGGTTGCCGCTAAAGATCAAACGCGCTTGGGCTGGCAGTCAGCAGTGGCTGATCAGTCGCTTCAACACGGTCTTGAACGTTTCGATCTGCGCTTCGCTGAATTCGGCAAAGACTTTCTCTTGTTGCGCCTGCGCGATCGCCCAAAGGTCTTCGGTCTGCTCGATACCGGCCGCCGTCAGACGTACGCCGTTGTCATCGTCGTTTACCAGCCCCTTGCGCTTGAGGTTGGCGACGGCCTCATCGATTTCCCGAACAGGCATCGCCACCTCACGCAACAGATCATTGGGGCTCAGCCTGGCGTCGTTTTCCAGCACCATCAGCATGCGCGCCTCGCTGGTACGCAGGCCAGTGGACAGTTGCCGAGGCTGGTAGCTGGACTGGTAGGCGCGCACCGCCTGGGTCATCAAGTAATACAGGTTATGGCTGAGACGCCCCTGGAAATGGCTGCTCGGGGCCTGGTTTTCATCGCGCTGGGTCATTCGGGTATGGGGCAAGACCATGGAGTAAGCCCCCTGGTGATACAGCAACGGCGAGCGACCGAAATCGTCGAACGCCACCACCTTGCCAATCATGATCCAATGGTCACCACCGTCGACCTGCTGGTACTTCTCGCAATGAAAACGAGCCGCGCAGTCGGCAAACACTGGCGAGCCGCCCTCCCCCGATTCGTACTCGATCTCGGCGAAGCGATTCTCCTTGGGTCGGGCGAAGTTATTGGAGAGGTCGATCTGGTCCGCCGCCAGCACGTTGACGGCAAAATGACTGGCCTCCTCGAACACCTCATGGCTGTTGGAACGTTTGTCGATACTCCACAGCACCAACGGAGGGTCAAGGGACACCGAGTTGAAACTGTTGGCCGTCACACCGACCTTGCGCCCGCTGGCGTCGGCCGCCGTCACCACGGTGACGCCAGTGGCAAAGTTGCCCAGGGCCCGGCGAAAGGCGCGAGGGTCGAAAGACGCAGAAAATTTATCAGACATGCAAGACTCCCGGACTGCTTGCACAAGCAGCCCTGATTATTGTTATGGCGCGTAGGGCGAATGACTCAGATCATGCTGGGATCGGGCTCGAGGCCCATCAACTCACGACCCAGGATCTGCGCGCAGACGTCGTAGTCGGTGTAGGCATGGGCACCGGTCATGTGCGAGTCACGGAACAGGCGCTGCATCTCGTTGTGCTCGAACCAGGCATTGCCGCCAGCGGCCTCGAACAGACGGTCCACGGCCTGGATGCACATTTTGGTCGCATAGGCCTGGTTGGTGCGCCAGAACGCCAGGGTTTCACGGCTCGGATAGCGCTGCTGCTCACTGTGCTCGGCGTGTTCCTGCCAGGTCTTTTCTAGAAAGGCCCGGGCCGCGGCGACCTGGTGCGTCGACTCGGCCAGGCGCATCAGTGCGGGTGTAGCCGCACCCACCGCGGCCCCGGTGTAGGCACGCACGCGCGTTTTGGTTTTTTCGCGGAAGACCTCCAGCATGCGCTCGGCAACCCCCAGGCTGACGGTGGAGAAACCGCTGGCAAAGTAAGGACGGTACGGCGAGTAGAAAATCTTGCTGTCCGGGTACAAGCCGAAGCCTGCGGACTTGCCTTCCATCATGTCCTTGGCTTTCTGGATGCGGTGCTCCGGCACCCAGGCGTTGTCGATGATCAGGGTCTTGGTGCCACTGCCTTTCATGCCGGCGGCAAACCAGTCATCGCGAATCTGATAGTCGCTGCGCGGCAGCACGGCAAAGCAATAGTCCTGGGTGCCTTCGGCATTCTTGCGCCGGAAACCGACAATCGCCCACTC
This genomic window contains:
- a CDS encoding MFS transporter, producing the protein MNTQTKPLPHQRSLASSQLALLAAIVLFAAITPTILMTAPAVAAQLATQWQLSASQIGDLFSTELGAMSLATLPALWWLKRVDWRRAALAAGVVFIAANLLSILAHDYPMLLALRFCSALAGGSLMIICLSSAASTSNPGRVYGLWVMGQLVVGALGLSILPRLFEHYGLSACYLILAGLMTVFLPLARYFPQGSPPPAKVAERVALASKWKAALGILGILSFYISLSGVWTFIGSISTRAGLSAESSGEILAIATMTGIVGAGCASLIGNRLPRLLLLLLGYAVMAGSVLLLLGQPDMLRFALAALLFKFTWTFILPLILACLADLDRSGKLMNASNLVIGGGLAIGPSVAGRLIEASGDFQSLLIGGACITLLSLVLILSCRPSA
- a CDS encoding class II histone deacetylase, whose translation is MSRKSAFFFDELSLWHSAGLHALTLPVGGWVQPPAAAGHAESPETKRRLKSLLDVSGLTRHLQVQSANPATHEDLLRVHTPGYLQRFKAMSDAGGGELGQNAPIGPDSYEIARLSAGLAMAAVDAVLSGEVDNAYSLSRPPGHHCLADSAMGFCFLANIAIAIEAAKAQRGLGKVAVIDWDVHHGNGTQSIFEERADVLTISLHQDGCFPAGYSGEADRGRGAGLGANINIPLPPGSGHEAYLYAMQRIVMPALERFEPELIIVACGYDANAVDPLARMLLHSDSFRQMTRCVRKAAERLCQGRLVLVHEGGYSEAYVPFCGLAAIEELAGVRTEVADPMLEFVQLQQPKEALAAFQRHWIDALAEAR
- a CDS encoding p-hydroxyphenylacetate 3-hydroxylase reductase component, which encodes MSDKFSASFDPRAFRRALGNFATGVTVVTAADASGRKVGVTANSFNSVSLDPPLVLWSIDKRSNSHEVFEEASHFAVNVLAADQIDLSNNFARPKENRFAEIEYESGEGGSPVFADCAARFHCEKYQQVDGGDHWIMIGKVVAFDDFGRSPLLYHQGAYSMVLPHTRMTQRDENQAPSSHFQGRLSHNLYYLMTQAVRAYQSSYQPRQLSTGLRTSEARMLMVLENDARLSPNDLLREVAMPVREIDEAVANLKRKGLVNDDDNGVRLTAAGIEQTEDLWAIAQAQQEKVFAEFSEAQIETFKTVLKRLISHC
- a CDS encoding p-hydroxyphenylacetate 3-hydroxylase oxygenase component; its protein translation is MKKPNPLLEDLKSILPTIAANAFKAEQDRRVPDENIALLKGIGLHRAFQPRAFGGMEISLPQFADCIALLAGACASTAWAMSLLCTHSHQLAMFSAQLQQEVWGEDPNATASSSIAPFGRTEEVDGGVLFSGEMGWSSGCDHAEWAIVGFRRKNAEGTQDYCFAVLPRSDYQIRDDWFAAGMKGSGTKTLIIDNAWVPEHRIQKAKDMMEGKSAGFGLYPDSKIFYSPYRPYFASGFSTVSLGVAERMLEVFREKTKTRVRAYTGAAVGAATPALMRLAESTHQVAAARAFLEKTWQEHAEHSEQQRYPSRETLAFWRTNQAYATKMCIQAVDRLFEAAGGNAWFEHNEMQRLFRDSHMTGAHAYTDYDVCAQILGRELMGLEPDPSMI